The genomic DNA TGAACCAAAGAACCTTTCTCAGTCAAACACTTCACACATGTATCTGGAATGCCAGGGGTTATGTATGTCCTCATTTAGCACTTATGTTGTCGCAGTTTCATTCCAGTATTAATGGTTTGTGTTTTAAACAAGCTGTTGCCCACTCAGCTTTTTCAATTGTTTCCTTAATATCTAAACTCCATGCCCTCCTTCTATCATGACTAGATTCTTCATCATGCGAGACAAGTGCAGTATAtagtttagagcaggggttctcaactggtctcatcctgggacccacattttgtcattgggtcccacttttttttttttttttttttttttttttagaattcaaccaaactaatttagtttttcagaaatagctgttgaaaacacacatataatcgctttaaaacataaatctatgtattttcctgcgcaacatgcattttacagcatgcctgtcaaaagaaaagtttctttcaaaataaaagacaagtccaacatgagacattaagtatttatttatttttgaccagctgtcagCGACCCACcaagtacaggtccgtgacccacttttgggtcccgacccaccagttgagaatcactggtttagAGATTTGCCGTCCTCAAGGcaagtcatagtctagttattgtcactttgataAATGTAGTCGAGGAAAACTATGACGAAACCTTTTAGTTGTCACACATAACACTGTGAGGATGTGATGGATGACAATATAGAAATCTATCTTTTAATTCTCTTCTTTAAGTCTAAATGATCTTATGGAGAATGGACTCAACTATAactgagacaaaaaaaatcagttcaTCTGAAAACTTTAGATGATCCTCCATATTTTTCAGGTCGACACTTCAACACCTTTATATACtgatgattatttactgtttttaacGCTTAAGTCTTTTGTCATAGTTTACATTTCTTGCAGACAATATTCCTAACTTTGTCTGACATTGATTGAGGTTCAAGGAcagaatttgtgtgtgtgtgtgtgtgtgtgtgtgtgtgtgtgtgtgtgtgtgtgtgtgtgtgtgtgtgtgtgtgtgtgtgtgtgtgtgtgtgtgtgtgtgtgtgtgtgtgtgtgtgtgtgtgtgtgtgtgtgtgtgtgtgtgtgtgtgtgcgtgtgtgtgtgtgtgtgtgagaacatttagatcactttcctcacatttatctaatttttctttcatttgagacagatttttttgtaaaacagcatgttttacatcaatgttaaaaatgtgtacacgtgaaaaaaattaatctaaatggcaatgttaaatgtaaatgttgaatctaaatgttaaatttaaatctaaatgctatatgtaaatctaaatgttgactctaaatgttaaattaaatctaaatgctaaatctaaatctaaatgttaaatcggtcaccaagtgtaaaactaaatgtttagaaattatgtgTCTGTCAATATTGCGGCCCCGCCCACACCACTGACTGCGCCTCATTGACTtgcccactttgcataattactaaacatttagctttacacttggcgactgattttacatttacatttcaatttaacaCTTAGTTTTAAGATtcaggtttaacatttagacttagatttaacatttagatttgacttttacatttagaaacaacatttatatttagatttattttacaagtgcacacatttttaacaatgatatagaacatgatGTTTTGTATGAATTGgactcaaatgaaagaaaaataaatataaatgagtttttacattcatcaCCCCTTAATCACAGCCATTAGGTAACAAGACTCAAACTATTTCTACTCACATTGGAGTTCAGTTAAATcactttattgtcattaaacAGAAGCAACAGGACTACTGTCATACAGCCTGCAGGCTGACAGATGATTAATGTCGATTAATGTTAGGGTTGTAATTAAAGATAATCGTGGTGATGCAGACTGAGTCACAAGATGACAAACATATTTTCCCACAAATGACGTAATGCATGAAATACCACAACAGTGAATCACTATCATTTCAGCCTAACGTGCTTCCTCTGTGAGTGAGAGTGGTAGAGCTGAGCTCACTCCTATAAATACCCACACATCGGAGCACATGAGGTTACCATCAGCCACCACTGATGGCTGAATACAGGTCCCCTATAGGCTCTCCCACACAGACAATAACAGtgttacagacagacagacgagACGGGACGAGGGAAGGGAAGAGGTGAACAAGGTAGAGAATTAAAATGGAAGAGATGGAAGCTGCCCTGTTAACCTCAGGCAGGATAATGGGCaccagtatgttttttttccaccctGATGGAAACACCAGTAAAGAGCAGGCCCTGCTGCTGTTTCtgggtgtgtctgtgtgagagCCTCATGTGCTGTTGGCAGTCTGTCTGTGTTACATTCTCAAATATATAGTGGGAATTACACTGGTGCACCACAGATTTACACTTAAATGAGGATTTAGATGGTTTAGGTTAAGTTAATGGTAGGGGTTAAATCACTACCACGAGTCTGTTCCttcagagtttgcatgttctccctgacaATATTAGTTCAGTTATAGTATTGAGTGTTTAGATTGATAATTAGATTcgtgttaataaatgttaattaaaaatgttaaatgtaaatataaatgtcaagttgattgccaagtgtaaagctaaatgtttagaaattatacaaagtgggcaggtcagcgcCTGTTGATCATGCGGCCCCGCGAGcaatttaccatttagaaaagagttttaacatttagatttacatttaacatataacacttagatttagattgaacatttgcatttaatatgtacttttagatttatttttcatgtagaacatgctgttttacattaatttctgtctcaaatgaaagaaaaatgagctaaatgtgaggaaactgagctaaatgttcaaaatatgtcggctatgaaacagtgacccaGTTTTTACTGTACATTTGGCACCCCATATGCATGTGTCTATTTGAATTATTTGTGTGTATAGGCCTGTGACAGCTGTGTCATCTTTCCTGATTttgttcctttatttattcatgtattgtTGTTGAGCACATTGAAGAGCTTGAATATCAGATAGTGAACAATGGACTGTGGTGTGAGACACTGTGAAGGACAGCACTATTATTTTCCCTCTTGGACTCACGGAAAGTTCACACCAGACGTTGATCACAGTAAAGCTACAGAAACATACGCTCTTGCTAATATGGAGCACGTTGGATGAGGCTCACAGGAACATGAGCAGAAATTATTGGGTTTATCTACATctaaaaacatgcaggacagccACCCTTGAGGTTTTATAATAGTCATAAATGTGTGGGATTGTGTTGCTTTTAATTGCTCTACACTTGTATAAGTAAACTTTTTACATAGACGAGTAGAAGTAAATCGGCaactgatatatatatttgtaggTGTTTTCTTACtcagaaatatgttttatgcAAAAGAGTATTGTTATTTATCAGCTATCATATGACTATAGTTAGCATTTTTGGTTTGCCAGGGCTGAGCgttatgaaccaaaactcatatcttaatattttttctcaaaatggcaatatacgatataaatcttgatagtTCTAATTCAAATtatgaccagaaaaacaattacggattaatttaaaaacaccacacaggcacatttattaaaacagtGCGCACAATGTGtctcttttggctttttctcctataaaggacagcacgtgtgagtgacttctttagtgtggatgtttaggggacggtctgggttaggacgcactcagcaatccatctaactgttgttttaatgctgttctgggaattagtgaaagcagtgactcctaaaacaagtattttaaaacaaaataagctataaaatacatatatttacatatattgatattgtaattatctatatcgctaaaaagaaaactcgatatagcttgaatctcgatatatcgcccagccctatagtTTCCAAGCCTAGGCTCATTAAAGCGATTTGCTGTTGATAGTTGTTCAGTTgggttgatttattttaatttcatttattttttgcactgtTAATGTTTTTCCATTTAGTATTGAAATGGTTTGTCGGTTTTACTATTTTACCAGTCAGTGTTAATGGGTTTGAGCTCCTCTCTGGGTTTCTACCCAATCCCAGTATGTGTCTCCCTTCTTGTCTCCACACAGGTGGTAAACACTAACTACTTGTGTTCATTTGTTCTTATTTCAATTGCTTCTTTCATTTGTGATAACATTTTCTTATGAAGTAAACATGTGTACAACATGGGTATGGGTAAATGATCTGTATTTTTAAAGACTACAGTGCTTGTGATGACTTAGGAGCGCCCTCTGTTGGTCATACATTGTAAGAGCAATAAAAATGTCTGAGTTGAGTAAAACAAATAGTGAGACTGAAATCCTACATGTTTTTATTCTACAACAATATGCCATATAAGTCATAGGTGTACCATATACTCATCGCACAGCAAAACAACAATTACTGAGAAACATAATAAACATGTCCTAGTGTTTCTCATCCATCAGTGAGCaaagtgttacaaatacagaacaTGTTATATTGCACTCTACATGAAGCTAaaatcagaaaacaaaaatgtacaatgttACAATAAGAGCACCAAAATCTGAATAATTCATATATTGTAAAATAGCACCATACAGTTCTTCAGTAGCCTTTAATAAACTCTGTCACAAAGCAGAGCCAGGGAGggttaataatattatatactgtagatactAAATATTAGAATCATGGAAACAACGCTTGCTTGTTGCATCTATTACACTGGGGTAgagaaaataatgtaaataaactcAGCATATATGAAGTTAGCTGCCAGGTACCTTCATTTCAAGTCCTGTATTTCTCCTAAAAGCATCATCCCACAATCAAACATCTGCACTGCATTATGTTGGGATATTTTGAGGTTTTGTGTTTACTTCTGTGGAATGGTTGGAGTTATTATACATCAGAACATTGAACATTCTCCACATGAGGCATGAGCTGGAGCAGGTTGTGATGTCCTGGCATGGAGCTTCACAGATGACTGGCTCTGAGGCGTTCAGGGGACAGGCTTCTTTTGTTCTTAAATGCCTCAAGGAGAGAATACCGTTTATTATAGCTTTAGTTATTTACTAAGTTGAAATTAAACATATATCATAAAATACTTACCCTTTGGGCAGTAAGTGTGCGTGAAATATTAAGTAAAAGGAGtgaaatactgtatatccagTGATGTCAAAATAAACATGCTGGCTGATGTGAGTGACTCATCTGCTCTATtatattagttttattattattattattatatcagaAGTAATGGAGACTTACAAGACTGCGAGTTGGGCTCAGAGAGCGAGAGCGCACCGGGCTGACACTCCTGCTCCTGGTTTGGCTTTTACTccactgtaaaaacacacaaacacatggagCATCTGATCAGCCTTTCATAGATGACCTCTGCAGAGTCATGTCTGATTTCTTATGATTTATTTGAAGAATGACAGTCAGTACCCTTCTAGTCACGGCCTCGCCCTTCACAATCACAGTGGTTCCCTGCACCAGAGCGGGCCACACGTAGTGGATGACCAGAGGAGCTGTGAACTCAGAGTCACAGCTGCGTCTGTACCTGAGGGAAACAGTCCCACTCTTTAGATAGGCGTCATGAACAAATAACAACAGGAGAAGCCTCCAGGTCACAGAAGGTCATGAATGATTGTGTAATGATGCAGCATTAAAGATTCTAAATATACTACAAAGCTTTACATCAGTTTTTGGCTCATGTACTTATTTCTCCTACTACTGAatacaagtaccccctttatgtctgactacaacattttactgtgaaaaaaaccactatagagcatattgatgaaatgaatgagtgataacacacgttAAATAAtctctttttgtaaataagtgaatgaaacagtatttagtgcctcctgaatagatttatttctatagttttcatcatttatGACGAGCTCCCGcatgatgtgggaccaagactgatccttgtTCATGTTCTagtcaagatcatttctattatCATGTTGTGTgctgttggtattatttaaatgattctatctcagtgtgtgtgtgcgtttttggtgtcgtttggttgtgtcttatgtcgttttgtatgtttctctgttacttttgtgtattttgtagtgatcttgtgtgtttttcctctcatttagtttgtctttgttgtttgttgctCACTCGCTAATGGTAAGTATTTTCATATTCTGAatatttctttcttattatgtgtgtttttgttgttgttgtgtgagttactgataatattcagtgtgattatcatttttaactaaaaacaaacatgataaaaccccatattttgaaTGCTTTACTATGTTCATTTTCCTCtatcactttctctctctctgcagtaTTTATACTAACTTGCTGTCACTGAATAGTTCCGCATCGCTTGCAAAGGCTAGGTCCAGCGGTGGGTCCAGAGTCTGCATGGCGAAGGCCACCAAGCAGGTCTCTCTGATCAGAGCGCTGATCAGGACAAAGTCTACCTCTGGTGGGAAGGAGATCCGTGGATTCACATTCATGGCATTGATCACGTTCTGGACAGATGAGATGATGATACTTTACAGATCGCTTTGTCATCACCAAGTATTGCCACCGGTTCATAAACAGGAAGGAGGGTTTTGTCCTACATTGACGCTGGCCTGAACGTCATAGAGATCCAGATTTCTCACGATGTAGTCCACAGCTGCAGCCTCCAGACCCTCCGGACCATCGTGGGACACAGATAATGTATTTTTCACTCGCTGCTTAAACTGGCGATAGGCCAGTTTTGCTGTTTTAAAGGATTCCTGACACCAAAAAGAAACAGAGACATACATTCTTATAAATATAAAGGCTTGGCTTGTATTTACTCTGGATTCATGCCACATGTGTCACACTCATGACTTGGGTgcaaaatccggccctttgaagcatccaattcggaccgcaggagaaagtaaaaatgacggaGAAAATATAATTCATCGTTTAAATTAAACTCAggaatatttgcaggggctcacagttttcctaatgtttatatgttatatgttaaactgttggaacaactcaaaattcttacaaaatccttcaattttcctcaaatgattaCAAAATATTCCCCttgattaaatagaaattggtcacaaaatctagaaaatttaaagtgatgatcctgttggaactgatatctgtcacttattgcttggatattgtcgatttcttacatattttatgtatacgtacaaatgcaaactagggcacaataacgttgaaattacttgttttcccacataaaatctgtggcccacttgagttcaaactgctccatatttggcccctgaactaaaatgagtttgacacccctgatttgtGCCATTTAAAATAGACAGTGTCTATTAGTACGGTTGCCATACAgtcaacccccagtgctattggtacagttaacgaagtacacgtacgtagcgtcttagggttaggtttaggttagggttaggttataacccaatatcgcaacaatttttagggttaggtttagggcaaGTTTTGGTCTTTGTATctgcgacctaaactggccaatgactgacctatcacgtgacgtAAACttgccaaataggggcgctgcgtacagaatgtcggtatattgatacagccaTTGCCTTTAAAATAAGCACAGGTGTCACATGACACAAAGTCATAATTCTGCCTCAATTGGCACTAAACTAGTTGAGCTATCCTCGACTGGTTTCCCTGAGTCATCCATTTGTCTCTGAGTCAGTCTTCCCAGTACTACAGGTATCGAAATAACACTAAATACATTCATacagtctgaataaatgaagacGTACCACTgttgcaataaaaatgattttctgAACCGTCTCCAAGTCTGAGATGTAGCGTCGAAGGAGGGTTTGTGCGTCCAATCTCTCCACGGCGTACAGATCACTGAAGCGTGACACCAGGCGAGCATGGCGGGAAGAGTTAGTGAGCTGGGCTCTGGTTGGAGACTCGTTCCTCTTTGGGCTCGGAGAGCGACTTCTCCCCAACCTGGTGGGTAGCAGACCCCCAGACTTGTATGACAGTGTTGGATGTTGGTGAGTTGTATACAGACATGGCAGCTCAGTGTGTGAGCACCTCTGCTCTCGTGTCAGGTACGACTCTCTCAGCAGATCAATGCGTCGCTCGTAGTCATCAGCAGCATTCAGCTTCATCTTGTAAACCCCCAACTCTTCATTAGCAAACCTTAAACTGAAGCAGAGACACTACTTATATCCCTACAAAGCAGGcgtgatgacaaaaataaataaataataataataatgagtcgAATTATTTAGCGCTTTTGGTAACACTTTTATgcgtaaggctgacattacgctgtcattatctgtcattagcgttaataaggtgtcatgaatgcTGTCGTTAAGtattgttcgctaaattatgacaccattggagttattttgccattttttgggtTGGgtagagggatctagtggggttaggttagggttaggggttagggtaacaaagggttaggaaTAGATTAGTGTAATAAACGACAGAGTAACTGAACCccaaaactacattttttctgctgaatacaaatgtatttgggtatggagtgattgatcctggtccaactctcaacattttagtcaaagtatttcaatttggcgtattttattgtaaaatgtcagagtgactgccctctatgggttgaaacccggctattacaatagatttttgcgattggctgagaacaagatcatgtgacgttttgggaccatcttgctatagcatcacaaacaagcactgttagccccgccccttttgtAAAGCTCTACAATCtttggtgagtaggttggattgagagaagagtgaatagagaggaaTATTGAGTAAAGAGTAGCTTGTTTGCATAGCATAGATTCTTCATTTTACACagtagtatagactgggcgtgtcttaactgctccaagaGCTCCGCccatcaaggcatttttttaaatttccctcctagtggcaggtcaggtgaaagcagaggtttagttactctttaatgacagcctttatgacaccttattcatgctaatgacagatgtcatgttataataatgacagcgtcaTGTCAGCCTTTACgtttaaaacttcaagtaaagtgttaccgcacttttttcaaggagactcaaagcgcgttacagaaaccattattaatTCACACCAATCCTACCAggggtggtaagctacattgtagctatAGCTTCTCTGGGGCAttctgacagaagcgtggctgccattttgtgcttgcggcccctctgaccactacgaacattcatgcacaattcataccaattcatacgaggcaatgtgggttaaagtgccttgcctaaggacacaacgacaatagctgggtttccattacaattttttgcaaaataaaagcaatatttctaaatgttgacaaagtataattgcgctttgaacgtgttgccattgaaggttgttttgggcaggagcctcgtaacgctcgtgaaatctcatcccatgaGACTTTGCcatcacgtctaatgtggcagtaataagtataatgctaagaaatgtccctgtctcctcttctgtttacacgtaccgcgtcataTTTTCTCGGaaaaaagtggtcatgtgatcagttacctcacgtcatgtgaccatgtacatcACGctctgtgacatgtatttgcgaaaaagtgtttccatagcgcttttgcgtaAAAACTTTTAAGCGATGATTGAGTGTTTTTCCGaaattcagatgtttccattacatgtttttattgcactatttacattttgcgcatttctgagggtaatggaaacgcaatTAATGACTTCTatagagtgggattcgaacccccaaccctaaTGTGGCTGCATCAGACTGTTTCACCAACTCTGCTTTCAGTTGCAGTATTTCATCTTCATGGGTCAGCAGCGTAGCGACTGATTTGCTCCTCGACTCGTCAAGTTCATTCCGAGTATCTGCCAATCTGGAAAAAGACATGTGATGTTGTCCTTATGCTTTGGTATTTTCTCAGTTAGATTCAAACTCCTCAAACTCACTCAGCTCTGACAGATTCCAACTGAATACGAGTAGAGCACAGCTGAGTCTCAACATCCTTCATGTCCCTCTCATGAGTAAATGAGAGTTCTCTAATCTGTCGATCCTTCTCCACAGAATCCTGAAATCAACAAACAATggtaaacatacagcacttacAGTTATAAACATAAAACAGgggtatcaaactcattttagttcagaagccaaatacaaagtagtttgatcttaagtgggccacagattttaggcgagGAAACGAGCAACGAAAACAATAATGTCCCCAtaataattccagtaagttcatttttggtcttctttttgaatgtttcatttattcaggcaacttttttcaggaaatttgctttGGCATGGCCACGCctagaaagaactcataaggacacatcaaaagcaatcagcagatgcctctgaggaagactggcagttgacagtaaatcaaagtaaatttcctaaaaaaaaagttgtctgaataaatgaaacctttacatattaatgtccccaagttttgtactttacacaacatataaatgatacataaattaTGTAAGGTGCCAATaatatccaggcaataagtgacagataccagTCCCTGCAGGACTTTGTCTATTGAATGTcattttattacacattttttatttaatttgggaaaattatgtgaaataatttcaggaaaattgagttctttgaaGAATTTGAGATCTaaaatgactgctgtcatgtgataaaagGATGGGAGAATTGCGgacctccaaatattgtggagtttcactgaatttgtgtatttagaagggctgagcTCTACAACTAaactatttggtaatttacacaataatttatgttttttctattcattttaACTACCTCCTGCTGGCCAAATTGGatgtctaaagcagtgtttctcaaatgggggtacatgtacccctaggggtacgtgatggcactacagggtgtacttgtgtgtgtgtgagagagaggaaaatcaacaaatgaaagcattaaaaatatggagttttaaaatgtttatttttaattaaaaattataaCAGTACTAAATATTACttgcaactcacaaaacgacaacaaagacacactaaatgagagattaatacacaagatcactgcaaaatacacaaaaagaaacatgcaaaacgacataagaatcaacaaaacgacaccaaaaacacacactgagagagaataatttaaataatagcaacaacacacaaaaaccacaacaaaaacacacagaataagggaaaaatatattgaataataaaaaaagacagacaaacaacaacaaaatacacaaaatgacaccaaaaacacacaaaatgatgatagaaatgatattgattagaacatgaactgaaaatacaagggtcagtcttggtcccacatcagtaGGGAGAGAcaggaaatgatcaaaactatagaaataaatctattcaggagccactaaatactgtttaactcacttatttacaaattgagattctttaaaatgtgtgttattatcactcattgattccatcattatgctctatagttgtttttaaatagtgttctgagcaaaatgttgtagtcggacaaagggggaacttggattcaaaagtaggAGAAAGAGGGTACTTAACCatacagtttgagaaccactggtctaaagggccgaatttggcccctgggcatTGAGTTTTATACATATgacataaaacatatataatagAACTATAACATCTTGTTTTGTGCCTCAGTTAATGAATAGTAGTCTCACCTGAATGAGCTGCAGACTGGTGTCATCAGTGACTGAGGGCCTGGCCATAGAGAAACAGGAGCCAAGCCACGGCAGCAGCCGGTTTTTCAGCGTGTCCACCCCAGCATACTGCCCACCTAGGACAAAA from Gouania willdenowi chromosome 4, fGouWil2.1, whole genome shotgun sequence includes the following:
- the spata18 gene encoding mitochondria-eating protein isoform X2, producing the protein MADNLSRLTNTSSFSLLQDKLESWHRDYHINSCEQNLNQCCELIELTAKIQGQLFTILNLTAAEGGQYAGVDTLKNRLLPWLGSCFSMARPSVTDDTSLQLIQDSVEKDRQIRELSFTHERDMKDVETQLCSTRIQLESVRAELADTRNELDESRSKSVATLLTHEDEILQLKADLRFANEELGVYKMKLNAADDYERRIDLLRESYLTREQRLGRSRSPSPKRNESPTRAQLTNSSRHARLVSRFSDLYAVERLDAQTLLRRYISDLETVQKIIFIATVESFKTAKLAYRQFKQRVKNTLSVSHDGPEGLEAAAVDYIVRNLDLYDVQASVNNVINAMNVNPRISFPPEVDFVLISALIRETCLVAFAMQTLDPPLDLAFASDAELFSDSKYRRSCDSEFTAPLVIHYVWPALVQGTTVIVKGEAVTRRWSKSQTRSRSVSPVRSRSLSPTRSLAFKNKRSLSPERLRASHL
- the spata18 gene encoding mitochondria-eating protein isoform X1, producing the protein MADNLSRLTNTSSFSLLQDKLESWHRDYHINSCEQNLNQCCELIELTAKIQGQLFTILNLTAAEGGQYAGVDTLKNRLLPWLGSCFSMARPSVTDDTSLQLIQDSVEKDRQIRELSFTHERDMKDVETQLCSTRIQLESVRAELADTRNELDESRSKSVATLLTHEDEILQLKADLRFANEELGVYKMKLNAADDYERRIDLLRESYLTREQRCSHTELPCLYTTHQHPTLSYKSGGLLPTRLGRSRSPSPKRNESPTRAQLTNSSRHARLVSRFSDLYAVERLDAQTLLRRYISDLETVQKIIFIATVESFKTAKLAYRQFKQRVKNTLSVSHDGPEGLEAAAVDYIVRNLDLYDVQASVNNVINAMNVNPRISFPPEVDFVLISALIRETCLVAFAMQTLDPPLDLAFASDAELFSDSKYRRSCDSEFTAPLVIHYVWPALVQGTTVIVKGEAVTRRWSKSQTRSRSVSPVRSRSLSPTRSLAFKNKRSLSPERLRASHL